One Panicum virgatum strain AP13 chromosome 9K, P.virgatum_v5, whole genome shotgun sequence genomic region harbors:
- the LOC120647269 gene encoding kinesin-like protein KIN-UA isoform X1 has translation MATGGGWAPARSVERHGAPRGGGTRSKSVAPGLRRPSPSPARSRAATDNGGSADSCRVRVAVRLRPNNSEDLAHGSDFDSCVELQPESKRLKLKKNNWSCESYKFDEVFSENASQKRVYEVVAKPVVESVLEGYNGTVMAYGQTGTGKTYTVGRLGKDDPSERGIMVRALEHILSSMSFETDRVAISYLQLYLESVQDLLAPEKTNIPIVEDAKTGEVSLPGAAIVEIKDLEHVFHLLQIGEANRHAANTKMNTESSRSHAILIIHLQRSSRIKEEKSSLSNDMHDIFPDDLPLVLKSKLLIVDLAGSERIDKSGSEGHMIEEAKFINLSLTSLGKCINALAENSPHIPTRDSKLTRIFRDSFGGTARTSLVVTIGPSSRHYSETSSTIMFGQRAMKVVNTIKLKEEVDYKILYKKMEREVDQLTSEMERQQKLIKSEKMQLDKKLKESEGSFHDLRMTSNIRIENLEKEKCELESTVKTLMRDLEEERGQKNMLSEQIAELEKLLDENKQQQQLENLSRTKVLTDTTKEHEKKMEELLRQLQEERHCSSSLKDRMSILQQELCDAQSSTQLQESMARELEKKLTEVTEEFTCQVQSLKEKISELISEKEVIYKELKSTQEKVQQEMWQRQGLEDQILRLKQSTSDNFAEESKTSDCMVRTGSGLGNATFVSKSGKIREALSGQRGTISKIFEEVGLPNVLALLKSEDLDVQIHAVKVVANLAAEDINQEKIVEEGGLDALLSLLETSENTTIYRVTAGAVANLAMNGSNQGVIMNKGGARLLANVASKTEDPQTLRMVAGAIANLCGNEKLHLMLKQDGGIKALLGMVRSGHADVIPQIARGIANFAKCESRVISQGHRKGRSLLIEDGVLTWMVANSTRFSASTRRHIELAFCHLAQNEDNTCDIIASGGIKELLRISRESPRDDARNLAKKALDSNPAFLREVQ, from the exons atggcgacgggcGGCGGGTGGGCGCCGGCACGGTCCGTCGAAAGGCATGGCGCGCCCCGGGGCGGCGGCACGAGGTCCAAGTCGGTCGCGCCAGGTctacgccgcccctccccgtCCCCTGCGAGGTCGCGGGCCGCCACCGACAACGGCGGCAGCGCAG ATTCGTGCAGAGTGAGAGTTGCTGTAAGGCTCCGGCCGAACAATTCAGAGGATTTAGCTCATGGCTCTGACTTTGATAGTTGTGTTGAATTGCAGCCTGAG TCCAAGAGGTTGAAACTGAAGAAAAATAACTGGAGTTGTGAATCCTACAAATTCGATGAGGTTTTCAGTGAAAACGCTTCACAGAAACGTGTGTACGAAGTTGTTGCAAAGCCAGTGGTTGAG AGTGTATTAGAAGGCTATAATGGGACAGTAATGGCCTATGGTCAAACAGGTACTGGCAAAACGTATACAGTTGGTCGACTTGGAAAAGATGACCCTTCTGAACGTGGTATAATGGTCAGAGCATTGGAGCACATACTTTCTAGTATGTCTTTTGAGACAGATCGTGTTGCAATATCATATCTACAG TTGTACTTAGAATCTGTTCAAGATTTACTGGCTCCAGAGAAGACTAATATTCCAATTGTAGAGGATGCAAAAACCGGTGAAGTTTCCTTGCCAGGTGCTGCAATAGTTGAAATTAAAGACCTTGAACACGTTTTTCATCTTCTACAAATTGGTGAGGCAAATCGTCATGCTGCCAATACTAAGATGAATACAGAGTCATCTCGTAGCCATGCAATTTTAATT ATCCATTTGCAAAGGAGTTCAAGAATAAAAGAGGAAAAGAGCTCTTTATCTAATGATATGCATGACATTTTCCCTGATGATTTGCCACTTGTTCTCAAAAGTAAACTCTTGATTGTCGACCTTGCTGGATCAGAACGAATTGATAAATCAG GAAGTGAAGGTCACATGATTGAAGAAGCCAAGTTCATCAATCTCTCATTAACTTCCTTAGGAAAGTGCATTAATGCACTAGCAGAAAACAGTCCGCATATACCAACAAGAGATTCAAAGCTTACAAGGATATTCCGTGATTCATTTGGAG GGACCGCTAGGACTTCTCTTGTTGTGACAATAGGTCCATCTTCTAGACATTACTCAGAAACTTCAAGCACGATTATGTTTGGGCAGAGG GCGATGAAAGTAGTGAATACAATAAAGTTGAAGGAGGAGGTCGATTACAAAATTCTTTACAAGAAGATGGAGCGTGAGGTTGACCAACTCACATCAGAGATGGAGAGACAACAGAAGCTCATAAAAAGTGAGAAGATGCAATTGGATAAAAAGTTGAAAGAATCTGAGGGGTCCTTCCATGATTTAAGAATGACCTCCAATATACGAATCGAG AATCTGGAGAAGGAAAAATGTGAATTGGAATCTACAGTCAAAACTTTGATGCGGGACTTAGAGGAAGAGAGAGGCCAAAAGAATATGTTATCTGAACAGATCGCGGAGCTTGAAAAATTGCTCGACGAAAACAAG cagcagcagcagcttgagaACCTCTCAAGAACGAAAGTTCTTACTGATACCACCAAAGAGCATGAGAAGAAAATGGAGGAATTGCTGAGGCAACTTCAGGAAGAAAGGCATTGTTCATCAAGCTTGAAAGACCGTATGAGCATACTACAACAGGAACTGTGTGATGCTCAGAGTTCTACCCAG TTGCAGGAAAGCATGGCCCGTGAATTGGAGAAGAAATTAACCGAAGTGACTGAAGAATTTACATGTCAAGTACAATCATTAAAAGAAAAAATCAGCGAACTCATTTCAGAGAAG GAAGTGATATATAAAGAGCTGAAGTCTACTCAAGAAAAGGTGCAGCAGGAAATGTGGCAGAGGCAAGGCCTTGAAGATCAAATCCTAAGGTTGAAACAGTCCACATCTGATAATTTTGCTGAAGAG TCTAAAACATCAGATTGTATGGTTAGAACTGGATCTGGATTAGGCAATGCAACTTTTGTGTCCAAATCAGGAAAAATAAGAGAGGCTCTATCTGGTCAGAGGGGTACCATATCAAAGATATTTGAAGAAG TTGGTCTTCCAAACGTGCTTGCTCTGTTGAAGTCTGAGGATCTAGATGTGCAGATCCATGCTGTCAAGGTGGTTGCTAATCTTGCTGCTGAAG ATATTAATCAGGAAAAAATTGTTGAGGAAGGAGGACTCGATGCTCTTCTATCCCTTCTAGAAACATCAGAAAACACCACTATTTATCGAGTCACAGCTGGTGCTGTTGCTAACTTGGCAATGAATG GATCAAACCAGGGTGTGATTATGAACAAAGGTGGAGCTCGATTATTAGCAAATGTTGCTTCCAAAACTGAGGATCCTCAAACTTTGCGAATGGTGGCTGGTGCGATTGCCAATTTGTGTGGGAATG AAAAGTTGCACTTGATGTTGAAACAAGATGGTGGAATAAAAGCACTACTAGGAATGGTTCGCAGTGGACATGCTGATGTCATACCCCAGATAGCACGAGGAATAGCAAACTTTGCAAAATGTGAATCACGGGTGATAAGCCAAG GTCACAGGAAAGGAAGGTCCCTTCTCATCGAAGACGGTGTCCTTACTTGGATGGTGGCCAATTCGACTAGGTTTTCTGCTTCCACAAGAAGACACATTGAGCTTGCCTTTTGCCATCTGGCTCAGAACG AAGACAACACCTGTGATATCATTGCTTCTGGGGGAATCAAGGAGCTGCTTCGCATATCAAGAGAGTCCCCGAGAGATGATGCACGTAATTTAGCTAAGAAGGCTTTAGATTCAAATCCAGCATTTCTAAGAGAGGTCCAATGA
- the LOC120647269 gene encoding kinesin-like protein KIN-UA isoform X2, whose protein sequence is MATGGGWAPARSVERHGAPRGGGTRSKSVAPGLRRPSPSPARSRAATDNGGSADSCRVRVAVRLRPNNSEDLAHGSDFDSCVELQPESKRLKLKKNNWSCESYKFDEVFSENASQKRVYEVVAKPVVESVLEGYNGTVMAYGQTGTGKTYTVGRLGKDDPSERGIMVRALEHILSSMSFETDRVAISYLQLYLESVQDLLAPEKTNIPIVEDAKTGEVSLPGAAIVEIKDLEHVFHLLQIGEANRHAANTKMNTESSRSHAILIIHLQRSSRIKEEKSSLSNDMHDIFPDDLPLVLKSKLLIVDLAGSERIDKSGSEGHMIEEAKFINLSLTSLGKCINALAENSPHIPTRDSKLTRIFRDSFGGTARTSLVVTIGPSSRHYSETSSTIMFGQRAMKVVNTIKLKEEVDYKILYKKMEREVDQLTSEMERQQKLIKSEKMQLDKKLKESEGSFHDLRMTSNIRIENLEKEKCELESTVKTLMRDLEEERGQKNMLSEQIAELEKLLDENKQQQLENLSRTKVLTDTTKEHEKKMEELLRQLQEERHCSSSLKDRMSILQQELCDAQSSTQLQESMARELEKKLTEVTEEFTCQVQSLKEKISELISEKEVIYKELKSTQEKVQQEMWQRQGLEDQILRLKQSTSDNFAEESKTSDCMVRTGSGLGNATFVSKSGKIREALSGQRGTISKIFEEVGLPNVLALLKSEDLDVQIHAVKVVANLAAEDINQEKIVEEGGLDALLSLLETSENTTIYRVTAGAVANLAMNGSNQGVIMNKGGARLLANVASKTEDPQTLRMVAGAIANLCGNEKLHLMLKQDGGIKALLGMVRSGHADVIPQIARGIANFAKCESRVISQGHRKGRSLLIEDGVLTWMVANSTRFSASTRRHIELAFCHLAQNEDNTCDIIASGGIKELLRISRESPRDDARNLAKKALDSNPAFLREVQ, encoded by the exons atggcgacgggcGGCGGGTGGGCGCCGGCACGGTCCGTCGAAAGGCATGGCGCGCCCCGGGGCGGCGGCACGAGGTCCAAGTCGGTCGCGCCAGGTctacgccgcccctccccgtCCCCTGCGAGGTCGCGGGCCGCCACCGACAACGGCGGCAGCGCAG ATTCGTGCAGAGTGAGAGTTGCTGTAAGGCTCCGGCCGAACAATTCAGAGGATTTAGCTCATGGCTCTGACTTTGATAGTTGTGTTGAATTGCAGCCTGAG TCCAAGAGGTTGAAACTGAAGAAAAATAACTGGAGTTGTGAATCCTACAAATTCGATGAGGTTTTCAGTGAAAACGCTTCACAGAAACGTGTGTACGAAGTTGTTGCAAAGCCAGTGGTTGAG AGTGTATTAGAAGGCTATAATGGGACAGTAATGGCCTATGGTCAAACAGGTACTGGCAAAACGTATACAGTTGGTCGACTTGGAAAAGATGACCCTTCTGAACGTGGTATAATGGTCAGAGCATTGGAGCACATACTTTCTAGTATGTCTTTTGAGACAGATCGTGTTGCAATATCATATCTACAG TTGTACTTAGAATCTGTTCAAGATTTACTGGCTCCAGAGAAGACTAATATTCCAATTGTAGAGGATGCAAAAACCGGTGAAGTTTCCTTGCCAGGTGCTGCAATAGTTGAAATTAAAGACCTTGAACACGTTTTTCATCTTCTACAAATTGGTGAGGCAAATCGTCATGCTGCCAATACTAAGATGAATACAGAGTCATCTCGTAGCCATGCAATTTTAATT ATCCATTTGCAAAGGAGTTCAAGAATAAAAGAGGAAAAGAGCTCTTTATCTAATGATATGCATGACATTTTCCCTGATGATTTGCCACTTGTTCTCAAAAGTAAACTCTTGATTGTCGACCTTGCTGGATCAGAACGAATTGATAAATCAG GAAGTGAAGGTCACATGATTGAAGAAGCCAAGTTCATCAATCTCTCATTAACTTCCTTAGGAAAGTGCATTAATGCACTAGCAGAAAACAGTCCGCATATACCAACAAGAGATTCAAAGCTTACAAGGATATTCCGTGATTCATTTGGAG GGACCGCTAGGACTTCTCTTGTTGTGACAATAGGTCCATCTTCTAGACATTACTCAGAAACTTCAAGCACGATTATGTTTGGGCAGAGG GCGATGAAAGTAGTGAATACAATAAAGTTGAAGGAGGAGGTCGATTACAAAATTCTTTACAAGAAGATGGAGCGTGAGGTTGACCAACTCACATCAGAGATGGAGAGACAACAGAAGCTCATAAAAAGTGAGAAGATGCAATTGGATAAAAAGTTGAAAGAATCTGAGGGGTCCTTCCATGATTTAAGAATGACCTCCAATATACGAATCGAG AATCTGGAGAAGGAAAAATGTGAATTGGAATCTACAGTCAAAACTTTGATGCGGGACTTAGAGGAAGAGAGAGGCCAAAAGAATATGTTATCTGAACAGATCGCGGAGCTTGAAAAATTGCTCGACGAAAACAAG cagcagcagcttgagaACCTCTCAAGAACGAAAGTTCTTACTGATACCACCAAAGAGCATGAGAAGAAAATGGAGGAATTGCTGAGGCAACTTCAGGAAGAAAGGCATTGTTCATCAAGCTTGAAAGACCGTATGAGCATACTACAACAGGAACTGTGTGATGCTCAGAGTTCTACCCAG TTGCAGGAAAGCATGGCCCGTGAATTGGAGAAGAAATTAACCGAAGTGACTGAAGAATTTACATGTCAAGTACAATCATTAAAAGAAAAAATCAGCGAACTCATTTCAGAGAAG GAAGTGATATATAAAGAGCTGAAGTCTACTCAAGAAAAGGTGCAGCAGGAAATGTGGCAGAGGCAAGGCCTTGAAGATCAAATCCTAAGGTTGAAACAGTCCACATCTGATAATTTTGCTGAAGAG TCTAAAACATCAGATTGTATGGTTAGAACTGGATCTGGATTAGGCAATGCAACTTTTGTGTCCAAATCAGGAAAAATAAGAGAGGCTCTATCTGGTCAGAGGGGTACCATATCAAAGATATTTGAAGAAG TTGGTCTTCCAAACGTGCTTGCTCTGTTGAAGTCTGAGGATCTAGATGTGCAGATCCATGCTGTCAAGGTGGTTGCTAATCTTGCTGCTGAAG ATATTAATCAGGAAAAAATTGTTGAGGAAGGAGGACTCGATGCTCTTCTATCCCTTCTAGAAACATCAGAAAACACCACTATTTATCGAGTCACAGCTGGTGCTGTTGCTAACTTGGCAATGAATG GATCAAACCAGGGTGTGATTATGAACAAAGGTGGAGCTCGATTATTAGCAAATGTTGCTTCCAAAACTGAGGATCCTCAAACTTTGCGAATGGTGGCTGGTGCGATTGCCAATTTGTGTGGGAATG AAAAGTTGCACTTGATGTTGAAACAAGATGGTGGAATAAAAGCACTACTAGGAATGGTTCGCAGTGGACATGCTGATGTCATACCCCAGATAGCACGAGGAATAGCAAACTTTGCAAAATGTGAATCACGGGTGATAAGCCAAG GTCACAGGAAAGGAAGGTCCCTTCTCATCGAAGACGGTGTCCTTACTTGGATGGTGGCCAATTCGACTAGGTTTTCTGCTTCCACAAGAAGACACATTGAGCTTGCCTTTTGCCATCTGGCTCAGAACG AAGACAACACCTGTGATATCATTGCTTCTGGGGGAATCAAGGAGCTGCTTCGCATATCAAGAGAGTCCCCGAGAGATGATGCACGTAATTTAGCTAAGAAGGCTTTAGATTCAAATCCAGCATTTCTAAGAGAGGTCCAATGA
- the LOC120647269 gene encoding kinesin-like protein KIN-UA isoform X5 yields MATGGGWAPARSVERHGAPRGGGTRSKSVAPGLRRPSPSPARSRAATDNGGSADSCRVRVAVRLRPNNSEDLAHGSDFDSCVELQPESKRLKLKKNNWSCESYKFDEVFSENASQKRVYEVVAKPVVESVLEGYNGTVMAYGQTGTGKTYTVGRLGKDDPSERGIMVRALEHILSSMSFETDRVAISYLQLYLESVQDLLAPEKTNIPIVEDAKTGEVSLPGAAIVEIKDLEHVFHLLQIGEANRHAANTKMNTESSRSHAILIIHLQRSSRIKEEKSSLSNDMHDIFPDDLPLVLKSKLLIVDLAGSERIDKSGSEGHMIEEAKFINLSLTSLGKCINALAENSPHIPTRDSKLTRIFRDSFGGTARTSLVVTIGPSSRHYSETSSTIMFGQRAMKVVNTIKLKEEVDYKILYKKMEREVDQLTSEMERQQKLIKSEKMQLDKKLKESEGSFHDLRMTSNIRIENLEKEKCELESTVKTLMRDLEEERGQKNMLSEQIAELEKLLDENKQQQLENLSRTKVLTDTTKEHEKKMEELLRQLQEERHCSSSLKDRMSILQQELCDAQSSTQESMARELEKKLTEVTEEFTCQVQSLKEKISELISEKEVIYKELKSTQEKVQQEMWQRQGLEDQILRLKQSTSDNFAEESKTSDCMVRTGSGLGNATFVSKSGKIREALSGQRGTISKIFEEVGLPNVLALLKSEDLDVQIHAVKVVANLAAEDINQEKIVEEGGLDALLSLLETSENTTIYRVTAGAVANLAMNGSNQGVIMNKGGARLLANVASKTEDPQTLRMVAGAIANLCGNEKLHLMLKQDGGIKALLGMVRSGHADVIPQIARGIANFAKCESRVISQGHRKGRSLLIEDGVLTWMVANSTRFSASTRRHIELAFCHLAQNEDNTCDIIASGGIKELLRISRESPRDDARNLAKKALDSNPAFLREVQ; encoded by the exons atggcgacgggcGGCGGGTGGGCGCCGGCACGGTCCGTCGAAAGGCATGGCGCGCCCCGGGGCGGCGGCACGAGGTCCAAGTCGGTCGCGCCAGGTctacgccgcccctccccgtCCCCTGCGAGGTCGCGGGCCGCCACCGACAACGGCGGCAGCGCAG ATTCGTGCAGAGTGAGAGTTGCTGTAAGGCTCCGGCCGAACAATTCAGAGGATTTAGCTCATGGCTCTGACTTTGATAGTTGTGTTGAATTGCAGCCTGAG TCCAAGAGGTTGAAACTGAAGAAAAATAACTGGAGTTGTGAATCCTACAAATTCGATGAGGTTTTCAGTGAAAACGCTTCACAGAAACGTGTGTACGAAGTTGTTGCAAAGCCAGTGGTTGAG AGTGTATTAGAAGGCTATAATGGGACAGTAATGGCCTATGGTCAAACAGGTACTGGCAAAACGTATACAGTTGGTCGACTTGGAAAAGATGACCCTTCTGAACGTGGTATAATGGTCAGAGCATTGGAGCACATACTTTCTAGTATGTCTTTTGAGACAGATCGTGTTGCAATATCATATCTACAG TTGTACTTAGAATCTGTTCAAGATTTACTGGCTCCAGAGAAGACTAATATTCCAATTGTAGAGGATGCAAAAACCGGTGAAGTTTCCTTGCCAGGTGCTGCAATAGTTGAAATTAAAGACCTTGAACACGTTTTTCATCTTCTACAAATTGGTGAGGCAAATCGTCATGCTGCCAATACTAAGATGAATACAGAGTCATCTCGTAGCCATGCAATTTTAATT ATCCATTTGCAAAGGAGTTCAAGAATAAAAGAGGAAAAGAGCTCTTTATCTAATGATATGCATGACATTTTCCCTGATGATTTGCCACTTGTTCTCAAAAGTAAACTCTTGATTGTCGACCTTGCTGGATCAGAACGAATTGATAAATCAG GAAGTGAAGGTCACATGATTGAAGAAGCCAAGTTCATCAATCTCTCATTAACTTCCTTAGGAAAGTGCATTAATGCACTAGCAGAAAACAGTCCGCATATACCAACAAGAGATTCAAAGCTTACAAGGATATTCCGTGATTCATTTGGAG GGACCGCTAGGACTTCTCTTGTTGTGACAATAGGTCCATCTTCTAGACATTACTCAGAAACTTCAAGCACGATTATGTTTGGGCAGAGG GCGATGAAAGTAGTGAATACAATAAAGTTGAAGGAGGAGGTCGATTACAAAATTCTTTACAAGAAGATGGAGCGTGAGGTTGACCAACTCACATCAGAGATGGAGAGACAACAGAAGCTCATAAAAAGTGAGAAGATGCAATTGGATAAAAAGTTGAAAGAATCTGAGGGGTCCTTCCATGATTTAAGAATGACCTCCAATATACGAATCGAG AATCTGGAGAAGGAAAAATGTGAATTGGAATCTACAGTCAAAACTTTGATGCGGGACTTAGAGGAAGAGAGAGGCCAAAAGAATATGTTATCTGAACAGATCGCGGAGCTTGAAAAATTGCTCGACGAAAACAAG cagcagcagcttgagaACCTCTCAAGAACGAAAGTTCTTACTGATACCACCAAAGAGCATGAGAAGAAAATGGAGGAATTGCTGAGGCAACTTCAGGAAGAAAGGCATTGTTCATCAAGCTTGAAAGACCGTATGAGCATACTACAACAGGAACTGTGTGATGCTCAGAGTTCTACCCAG GAAAGCATGGCCCGTGAATTGGAGAAGAAATTAACCGAAGTGACTGAAGAATTTACATGTCAAGTACAATCATTAAAAGAAAAAATCAGCGAACTCATTTCAGAGAAG GAAGTGATATATAAAGAGCTGAAGTCTACTCAAGAAAAGGTGCAGCAGGAAATGTGGCAGAGGCAAGGCCTTGAAGATCAAATCCTAAGGTTGAAACAGTCCACATCTGATAATTTTGCTGAAGAG TCTAAAACATCAGATTGTATGGTTAGAACTGGATCTGGATTAGGCAATGCAACTTTTGTGTCCAAATCAGGAAAAATAAGAGAGGCTCTATCTGGTCAGAGGGGTACCATATCAAAGATATTTGAAGAAG TTGGTCTTCCAAACGTGCTTGCTCTGTTGAAGTCTGAGGATCTAGATGTGCAGATCCATGCTGTCAAGGTGGTTGCTAATCTTGCTGCTGAAG ATATTAATCAGGAAAAAATTGTTGAGGAAGGAGGACTCGATGCTCTTCTATCCCTTCTAGAAACATCAGAAAACACCACTATTTATCGAGTCACAGCTGGTGCTGTTGCTAACTTGGCAATGAATG GATCAAACCAGGGTGTGATTATGAACAAAGGTGGAGCTCGATTATTAGCAAATGTTGCTTCCAAAACTGAGGATCCTCAAACTTTGCGAATGGTGGCTGGTGCGATTGCCAATTTGTGTGGGAATG AAAAGTTGCACTTGATGTTGAAACAAGATGGTGGAATAAAAGCACTACTAGGAATGGTTCGCAGTGGACATGCTGATGTCATACCCCAGATAGCACGAGGAATAGCAAACTTTGCAAAATGTGAATCACGGGTGATAAGCCAAG GTCACAGGAAAGGAAGGTCCCTTCTCATCGAAGACGGTGTCCTTACTTGGATGGTGGCCAATTCGACTAGGTTTTCTGCTTCCACAAGAAGACACATTGAGCTTGCCTTTTGCCATCTGGCTCAGAACG AAGACAACACCTGTGATATCATTGCTTCTGGGGGAATCAAGGAGCTGCTTCGCATATCAAGAGAGTCCCCGAGAGATGATGCACGTAATTTAGCTAAGAAGGCTTTAGATTCAAATCCAGCATTTCTAAGAGAGGTCCAATGA